The following nucleotide sequence is from Saccharothrix texasensis.
GCGGCTTCCTCGCCCTGGGCGCTGCCGAACAGCTCATGGCACTCGCTGAACAGGGCCACGATCGGCCGCAGGTCCGGGTGCTTCTCGGCGAGTCCGCGCGTGACCTTCTTCGCGCCCAGCTCGGCAAGCCGCGCCTCACGGCGTCCGACCTCGTCGTACAGCTCCCTTAGCGACTCCACCGCCGAGTCCACAACGGACGCGTCGGTGCCGCGCTCGTATCGGGCCAGACGGGGCCGGTAGGCGTCGAAGTCACCATTGCCCGCGAACACGAACACCCACAGTTCGGCCAGCGGGTCCAGGGCCGCGCCGAGCATGAGCACACGGGCGGCGTTGGACTTGCCCTGCCCCATCATCCCGCCGAACACGACGTTGGACGAGACCAGCGGAGGCTGGACGACGTCACCGCGTTGCGACACACCCAGCGGCACGCCGGTGAACACGTCGGCCGTACCGGCGTTGAGCAGGGGATAAGGCGGCGCGGCCTTGGTCGACAGGCCGGGATCGGCCACCCACAGGTCCACGAACCCGGCCCGCTCCGCCGCGTTCGGCCAGACCTCCATCGGGTCGCGGTGCAGGTTGCGCGCCAACACATCCCGCTTGTCGCTGATCATGTCCGGGGTCACGCCGAGCGGCAGGGAGAACGTGGCCTGGTAGCCGCGCTGGTTCACCCGTACCGGCGGAGTGGCGAACTCGACCGTCCAACCTGCCTTGATGGCCTTGTTCAGCGCGGGAATGCCCAAGTGCACCAGGGCCTCGCCGATGCCACCTGGGGTGACGACGCGGTGGGTCTCCTCCCGCTGCGTCGGCGACATGGCCCAACCGGGCATGTCAGCGGCCGACGCTCCGGCGCGGTGCGCGGCCAGCAGCCACACGGCCGGAACGCCGATGATCGCGGCCTGGACGCCGAGCATGACCACGGTGCCGATGACGTCGCCGGTGGCGGTGACGAAGCCCCACCACTCCGACCAGGTCCAGCCGCCTTCCCACAGGTGAACGGCCACGCCGACCATGAGCAGCACCGCGAACAGCACGATCACGGCCAGCAGCACCGTGCGCACCAGCGCCAGCACGGTCCGGGGAGCGCCGGTGATCCGGTCGCGCCGGTCGGCCTTGGCCTGCCGCAACCGGTCCTGCCACTCGGCGATACCGGCCGCGTCACCCTGCGCTCGTGCTGCCGCGATGCGCTCGCGGTAGTGGGCGTACGTCGCGGCCTGCACCGCGTGCGTCAGCCACTGCTCGTGCCCGCGGTACACCCGGTACCCGGCTCGCATGACCGTCTTCCCGAACGCCGTCGCCACCTGCCGCGCAACCTCGACCCGCGTGCGGGCGTCGGTGTCACCGACCCGCTGGCGCGCCAGCTCCGCTTCACGTTCGGCCGTCAGCAGCTCGCCGGTCACCGCCGTGTCCGCTTCCACGTCGGCACTGGGCGCGATGGTGCGGGTGGACTCGGCGCGGCGCAGCGGCACCACGTTGCCCATGTCGTCGCCGATCGGGTTGGGCGTGCTCATGCGGTCACCGCCTGACGGGGGTCGTCGTCACCGGGGTCGGTGTCGGTCGGGAACAGCACGCGGTGCACCTCGACCGCGACCGCGCCGCGGATGCGGAGGAACTTGCGCACCTGGGTCTGCGACGGGCGGGCCGGGAGCTCTCCGGCGTCGATCGCGGCACGGACCTTGGCCGCGTACGTCGTCACCTTGTCCGTGATCTCCGCCGGGAGCGTTTCCGCACTACCCGACGCTTTCCGGGTGCTCCGATCGGTGCTCGGACGCGGTGCGGGGAGAGCGCTCAGGTACTCGCTGACCTCTGCCGTCCAGTCGTCGTCGGAGTCGGTGACGGGAAGACCGGGAACGGTGGTCGGCACCAGCCGGGCACGTCCCCATCGGCGCCGGTAGGCGACCAGTCCGGGCTGGTGCACGAGCGTGGCCGTGCCGTCCTCCGACAGCTTCGCCACCGCCTGGTCCAGCGCAGCGCGGCGGACCGCCAGCACCCGACGAGCGGCTTGCCGGTCGAGCCGCTGGGCGTCACGCTCGGCGCGGGTACGGCGCTTGCGGGCCGGGGACGCGGTGACGAGCTGGTGGACGACGACGCCACCGACCGACACCAGCGCCATGACGATCCCGTGCGCGAGGTTCGAGCCGTGCACGTAGTTCAGGACGGCGGCCACAGCGGCGAACACCCAGGTACCCAGGTGTAGCCACCCGGTCGACCGGCCTGCCCGCTGCGCCATCGGCACGGCGAACGCGAACGTCCACATCGCGCCCTCGGAGAACAGCGGCAACAGCGTGCCGACCGGCCCGAACACCTCACGGCCGTACTCGGCCATCGCGGTCCAGGCCAACACCGCCGGAACCACGATCACCGGCACGAACAGCAGGTCGAGCGTGTGGGCGCGCAGCCACCCGGTCAACGCCGTCCACAGCGCGGTGCGCCGGGCACGAGCGGCGTTCTTCCTGGCCTCCGCCAGCTTGGCCGCCGTCTCTTGGTCGGTGCGACGCTGCTCGAACAACAACGCCTGGTCCGCGCGACGCTGCTCCGCAGCCACCACCTTGTCCGCGCGGCGGTTCTCAGCCCACGTGCTCATCGAGTCGCCTCCTGACGGCGCAGGTACAGCGGGGGACGGGAGAACGAGCGGTTGTGGTGCGCACGAGTGGCGCGGCGTAGGAGAACCGCCAGCACGATGGCGGGTACACCGACCGCGACCATGACGGCCGTCGTGTTCTCGGCCTGGGTGATCACGGCCCACTGCGCCAAGCCGATCAGGCCGGCGGTGACCAGCACCTTCCATAGCAGGACCACCGCGACCAGCGCCAGCGCGACAGCCAAGAGCAGGACGGGCACAGGCACGGTGGTCATGCCGTCACCTGCCCGCACAGCAGCGGCGTGGCCATAACCGCGTTCTGCCCCAGCACCATGCACCGCAAGTCGATGTCGTGCGGGATCACCGGGGCCTCACCCAGCAGGGCCGCGCCGACCGCGGCGAGGAACACGCGGTTGGTGGCGTCGCTGCCCTTCTTGAACAGCGGGGCCTGGTAGAGCAGGTAGGCAGCCGACCACCACGCCGACCAGTCACCCCGCTCGGCCATGGCGAGCACCAGCATGGCCTCACGGAACGCCGCCCGACGCGCGTCCGAGTCGGCGGTAACCACGTAGAGCAGGTCACCGGTGGTCTCCACCTCGGCAACGCCACGCCGTTCACCGAGTCGGGCGGCCAACCGGACCGCCACCTCACGGGCAGCGTCACCGCACAACAGCGTGTTGCCCAGGATCAGCCGGTCACTGATCGGCAGCCCGACTTCGTTGGCCAACCGGTCCGCGGAACTGGCGCACTCCACCGCGAACCGTCGGCGTGCGGCCAGCCCGTAGACGGCCAGGATGCGACTGGCCGGAGTGTCAGTGCCACCGGTCCACCGGCCGGTGACGGCATCCCAGCGGGCACCGGCACGCAGCCTGCCCACGTCGCCCAACCGGTCGTAGTTCGGGCCGTCCTCGTCCAACGTCACCGCATACCGCGACACAGCCGGACGGCCCATGACGCCGTAACGGGCGTCGTCGGTGGTAGCGGCCAGCGCACGCCGCCACCGCACCACCGCGTCATAGGCCAAGGTCAGCACTTCGACGCGGTGCCCGGTGCTCGGCAGCGCCAGCGCAGCCGACACACGCGGCAGCATCACCCGCGCCACACGTGCCTGCTCATCGGCGAACCCACGTACCTGCACGTCGTCAGCCGTGCCGCGCAACGCCAGGTGCGGCGTCGGGAAGTTCGCGGCGGTGAACTCCTGGGTCGGCTGGTGCTCGGATGCCCTGTCGGACATGCTGGTGCTCTCCTGCCTGCTTTTCTGGGTGCTGGAGACCTGGACCGGCGGTGTCTTCTTGGCCGGAGTCGGCCGCCGGTCCGAGGTGTTCAAGAAGGTGAGGCGGCTCATCACGCCGCCTCGGTCACGGCCGTGTCGATAACTGAGCCGTGCACGCGGAGAACCCGCACGATGCTGTCGAGCTTGCGGTCCGTGGTGCGCCGCACGGCGCGGTTGCGCGTCGGGCCGTCCACCAGCGCCAACATGGCCGCGGCCAACTCCGCCGACTCGTCGGCCAGCTCGTCCGCGACATCCCTGATCAGCGCGTCGATCGCGTCTTCCGTTAGCCCGTCGGGGCTGAACCCATTGAGGTCCATCGGGTTTTCCTCCTGTGTGTTCGTCGCCACAGCGGCGACAAGGAGGAAGCTAACAGTTGAATGGTTACCAGGTCAACTGTTAGGAACGATGAAGTGGACAAAAACGCGCCAACCTGCACAAACGCTGGTCAGCGTGCTGTTAGGTCGCTGGTATGCTGCCTTCGCAGTCAACTGATCCGGAGGTGGCATGTCTGGCCAGGGTCCACGCGTCTCGCGTGGCGAGTCCTTGCACCACCAGGTGGCGCGGAACATCAGGAACCAGATCGCCGCAGGTCTGCTCCGTGACGGGCAGCCGCTGCCGTCCACCCGTGAGTTGGCCCAGCAGTGGGGCGTCAGTGTCTTCACGATCAACGAAGCAATGAAGCTGCTCGCCAGCGAGAACGTGATCACCAGCAAGCCGCGGGCGGGACGCGTCGTCAACGCGCCGGACCAGGCCGCGCACACCGAGGTCCGGGTGCACGCACCGCGCGTGCTGCTGGTCGGTGGCTACGCGGGCAGCGGCAAGACCGAACTCGGTCGCGTGCTGGCACGCGAAACCGGGTGGCCGATGCTCGACAAGGACACGCTCACGCGTCCGGTTGTCGAGGCGGCGCTTGAAATCCTCGGGTGCTCACCACACGACCGGGAATCACCGGAGTACGTGTCCCGCATCCGTCCACGTGAGTATGAAGCGCTCATCAACGCGTTGGTCGAGAACGTGCAGTGCGGCAACAGCGCGATCGTGACAGCGCCGTTCATCAAGGAGTTCAAGGACCTCGCCTGGCTGAATAGGATCGAGGCGACTTGCAAGGACATGGGAGCGGAGGTGTCGATCGTGTGGGTCTACTGCGACGCGGACACCATGCACACCTACATTCGCCACCGTGGAGCGGCACGCGACGCCGCCAAGTTGGCCAACTGGACTGACTACCTCTCCGTCATCGACGTTGACTTTCGTCCGCCGGTCGAGCACTCCGTCATCGACAACAGCGCATCAGGAGCACCTTTGCAGGATCAAGCGCGGGAGCTGGTCAAGGCCGTTGCCAGCAACGGCTGACGGTAAGCCGCTTGCCCGAAACGAACTGACGCCTTGCTGGAGGAGCGATGCAGGTACTTGTCAGCAGCGAGCCTGACGACGAAGTAGGTGTGGAGAAGCTCTCCAGCCTGAACGGTGTCGAGGTGTGCACCTATGACCCGAACGTCTCCGAACTGACGGCCCAGCAGCGCAAGTCCGAAATTCTGATTCCGCCATATCGGAGCAGCCACCGCCCGATTCCACTACTCGACCAGTTGCCGAACCTCCGTATGGTCCAGCTTTTGTCCGCGGGCGTAGACGAGTGGTCGGCACATGTTCCAAATCATGTGATGCTGTCAAGTGCCCGTGGTGCCCATGCTGGTCCCGTCTCTGAGTGGGTATTGTCGGCAGCTCTCACGCAGTATCGACAGTGGCCAGCACTCGTCAGGTTTCAAGATGCCGGAGTGTGGGCGCACCGGCAGTTCGATGCGGACACCCTGGATGGCAAACGCGTTTTGATCGTAGGTGCCGGCAGCATCGGAATGGCCGTCGCCCGTCGTTTCCAAGCGTTCGATGTAAGTTGCACCCTTGTTGCCAGTGTTTCTCGCGAAGGTGTGCACGGAGCTGCGGAACTTCCAAACCTGATTCGGGGCCACCATATAGTGGTGGTCACTGTACCGCTAACCGAGAGGACGCAAGGGCTTATTAATACCTCTTTTCTAGCGGCTATGGACGATGGTGCATTGCTTATCAACGCCAGCCGTGGACGGATTGTGGACACCATGGCCTTGGTCGGCGAGCTCCGAAGCGGACGCCTGCGCGCGGCTTTGGATGTAACCGATCCTGAACCTTTGCCCTCTGGCCATCCACTTTGGCGATGTAAAGGTGTGATTATCAGTCCGCACTCAGCCCGAACAGTGCCGGGCACTAACCGGCTCTGCTATGTAATAGCTACGAATCAGGTTGAAAGTCTCGTCGCGGGGAAGATGCCATCGAACGCTGTAGGTATTGTCAAAACTTAATCCGGAAAGATTTGTTTCGGAGCTTCAATTAGGCTGCCGTCTGTTAGTCGACGCCACTTCGTGTTTGATGCATCACGGAAATGCCCTTCGATTCCGCGAAGTCGCCAGATCTTGAGTTGCTCGATTATGGCTAGCTCTCGCCTTTGTTCATCTTGAGTGTAGTTGGATACTAGTTGCTCGGCCAACTTTTTTACTCGATCTCGAGAACTTCGAAAAGGTGTCGACCTGTCGTTTGGGTCGCTATAAGCAACTGTTCCGAGTATGAGACGGCCGTACGTGTCATCCTCTAGCCAAACCTGTATATTATAAACAGGCAGGCCACTTTCGTTGCGGAGGATCGCAACGTGATTCTCCGTAAAATGGAACCACACTCTGCTTGCCTGTTGGCGCCGCTCATCGGCATGGCGTGCCGAGTTGTCGTTCTCGAGTTGCTTTAGCTGTCGAGCTTGATTTTTATTTGTTTGCAAGTTTGCGTAAGCTGCAATCGCCGCCACTGTCAAGGCGGCAAAGCCAACTATGATGGATAGGTAATCTGTCACCTTGGGTGCTTCGTTCGATACCTTGATGACTATGACATGTAGAGGCGGGATTAGGTCAAGCATCAGGTGACAGTAAGTGCTGTCGGTCTGGTTCGGCGGGCGACACGCTGAACGGTGCGGTTGCGACCGTTGCTCGGATCGGTAGCCTTGGTAACTGTGCTGGTCAAAGGCTTGTT
It contains:
- a CDS encoding GntR family transcriptional regulator, which encodes MARNIRNQIAAGLLRDGQPLPSTRELAQQWGVSVFTINEAMKLLASENVITSKPRAGRVVNAPDQAAHTEVRVHAPRVLLVGGYAGSGKTELGRVLARETGWPMLDKDTLTRPVVEAALEILGCSPHDRESPEYVSRIRPREYEALINALVENVQCGNSAIVTAPFIKEFKDLAWLNRIEATCKDMGAEVSIVWVYCDADTMHTYIRHRGAARDAAKLANWTDYLSVIDVDFRPPVEHSVIDNSASGAPLQDQARELVKAVASNG
- a CDS encoding NAD(P)-dependent oxidoreductase, producing the protein MQVLVSSEPDDEVGVEKLSSLNGVEVCTYDPNVSELTAQQRKSEILIPPYRSSHRPIPLLDQLPNLRMVQLLSAGVDEWSAHVPNHVMLSSARGAHAGPVSEWVLSAALTQYRQWPALVRFQDAGVWAHRQFDADTLDGKRVLIVGAGSIGMAVARRFQAFDVSCTLVASVSREGVHGAAELPNLIRGHHIVVVTVPLTERTQGLINTSFLAAMDDGALLINASRGRIVDTMALVGELRSGRLRAALDVTDPEPLPSGHPLWRCKGVIISPHSARTVPGTNRLCYVIATNQVESLVAGKMPSNAVGIVKT
- a CDS encoding FtsK/SpoIIIE domain-containing protein — translated: MSTPNPIGDDMGNVVPLRRAESTRTIAPSADVEADTAVTGELLTAEREAELARQRVGDTDARTRVEVARQVATAFGKTVMRAGYRVYRGHEQWLTHAVQAATYAHYRERIAAARAQGDAAGIAEWQDRLRQAKADRRDRITGAPRTVLALVRTVLLAVIVLFAVLLMVGVAVHLWEGGWTWSEWWGFVTATGDVIGTVVMLGVQAAIIGVPAVWLLAAHRAGASAADMPGWAMSPTQREETHRVVTPGGIGEALVHLGIPALNKAIKAGWTVEFATPPVRVNQRGYQATFSLPLGVTPDMISDKRDVLARNLHRDPMEVWPNAAERAGFVDLWVADPGLSTKAAPPYPLLNAGTADVFTGVPLGVSQRGDVVQPPLVSSNVVFGGMMGQGKSNAARVLMLGAALDPLAELWVFVFAGNGDFDAYRPRLARYERGTDASVVDSAVESLRELYDEVGRREARLAELGAKKVTRGLAEKHPDLRPIVALFSECHELFGSAQGEEAAELAVQTLRRARKTGIILGFDTQSSRADAIPPKIVELVQLNACFAVKSWRSNDGFLGDGSFQAGIRATELRAGKDRGTSILTGATAERFEVLKWFFIQVNDDTGWDAATDVIERAMTKVHPAMVVGTPERAAPPAPRDLLEDVSEVLGHDTVPAADVPALLAKLAPDWAPYRKLTGKQLRELLADQGVKVPSTGNRYPVDPVTVREALAKRATRDLDDED
- a CDS encoding DUF2637 domain-containing protein; amino-acid sequence: MSTWAENRRADKVVAAEQRRADQALLFEQRRTDQETAAKLAEARKNAARARRTALWTALTGWLRAHTLDLLFVPVIVVPAVLAWTAMAEYGREVFGPVGTLLPLFSEGAMWTFAFAVPMAQRAGRSTGWLHLGTWVFAAVAAVLNYVHGSNLAHGIVMALVSVGGVVVHQLVTASPARKRRTRAERDAQRLDRQAARRVLAVRRAALDQAVAKLSEDGTATLVHQPGLVAYRRRWGRARLVPTTVPGLPVTDSDDDWTAEVSEYLSALPAPRPSTDRSTRKASGSAETLPAEITDKVTTYAAKVRAAIDAGELPARPSQTQVRKFLRIRGAVAVEVHRVLFPTDTDPGDDDPRQAVTA